One genomic segment of Vagococcus intermedius includes these proteins:
- a CDS encoding phosphate acyltransferase, which yields MTELATVAVAGATQSMIEHVIVPAVKAKMCRFILFSSDALSCESQEVECRQSSNPESVVSDTVQAIVNKEASVLMKGSIHTSAILREVLKKENGLRKEKVLSQVSVITLDDSGRQFIMTDPALNIQPDVSQKIAITKNAIEVAHKLGITQPKAAILSSVEEVNPKMPSSVEAAEVAKYFEKNPLEATVEGPISMDIATDKSAAMIKNYQGAIKGDADILVVPGIDAGNLLYKAFTHFIPSTVSGAIVGAAVPVALSSRSDNAATKLASLKLAIQSR from the coding sequence ATGACTGAATTAGCAACCGTAGCAGTGGCAGGGGCAACTCAAAGTATGATTGAGCATGTCATAGTACCTGCAGTGAAAGCAAAAATGTGTCGTTTTATTTTGTTTAGTTCTGACGCTTTATCCTGTGAGAGTCAAGAAGTTGAATGTCGTCAAAGTAGCAATCCAGAAAGTGTTGTAAGTGACACGGTTCAGGCAATTGTTAATAAGGAAGCGTCTGTTTTAATGAAAGGATCTATTCATACCTCAGCTATTTTAAGAGAAGTATTGAAAAAAGAAAATGGGTTACGAAAAGAAAAAGTGTTATCACAAGTATCTGTTATCACTTTGGATGATTCTGGACGTCAATTTATTATGACCGATCCGGCTCTTAACATTCAGCCAGATGTTAGTCAAAAAATTGCGATTACTAAAAACGCGATTGAGGTTGCGCATAAACTTGGGATTACCCAACCAAAGGCAGCGATTCTCAGTTCAGTAGAAGAAGTTAATCCTAAGATGCCATCCTCAGTTGAAGCAGCGGAAGTTGCTAAGTATTTTGAGAAAAATCCCTTAGAGGCAACTGTAGAAGGGCCAATTTCAATGGATATTGCCACAGATAAGTCAGCAGCGATGATTAAAAATTATCAAGGGGCAATTAAAGGGGATGCTGATATTTTAGTAGTGCCAGGAATTGATGCAGGCAACTTGTTATATAAAGCCTTTACTCATTTTATTCCATCAACTGTTAGTGGGGCGATTGTTGGTGCAGCAGTGCCGGTCGCATTATCTTCACGGAGTGATAATGCCGCAACCAAATTAGCGTCATTAAAGTTAGCAATTCAAAGTAGGTAG
- the rnhC gene encoding ribonuclease HIII — MANSCVIKVTDTIMSQIKEHYQANLLGKTPPYAKFSAKINGTTITAYNSGKIMFQGAQAVSEAQKWQKDASPSTTSKKKEPAANQLPKNFAQWSAVGSDEVGNGSYFGPVVVCASYVEKSQHALLKELGVRDSKELNDTQIRAIAKDIKLVIPYKELVVTPKKYNQIQPDYNVNRMKVALHNQAIALLLADLSPIKPEGILIDQFTPESNYRKYLAQEKNQVTDNLYFATKGEHHHLAVAASSIICRASFLDALDEATKELGMTIPSGAGSKSDLVAAKILKRGGLPLLGEYAKLHFANTQKAQKKL; from the coding sequence ATGGCAAATTCTTGCGTTATAAAAGTAACAGACACCATCATGAGTCAGATTAAAGAGCATTACCAAGCAAACCTTTTAGGCAAAACGCCTCCCTATGCTAAATTTTCAGCAAAAATAAACGGGACAACCATTACGGCTTACAACTCAGGTAAAATAATGTTCCAAGGAGCCCAAGCGGTTTCAGAAGCCCAAAAATGGCAAAAAGATGCTAGTCCAAGTACTACTTCTAAGAAAAAAGAACCCGCTGCTAATCAATTACCAAAAAACTTTGCACAGTGGTCAGCAGTCGGCAGTGATGAGGTTGGAAATGGGAGTTACTTTGGACCCGTCGTGGTCTGTGCCTCTTACGTTGAAAAGTCCCAACATGCCTTATTAAAAGAGCTAGGAGTTCGAGACTCAAAAGAACTCAACGATACACAGATTAGGGCAATAGCTAAAGATATTAAATTGGTCATTCCCTATAAAGAATTAGTTGTCACACCTAAAAAATATAATCAAATCCAACCAGATTACAATGTTAATCGGATGAAAGTTGCCCTACACAACCAAGCGATTGCTCTTTTGTTAGCAGATCTTAGTCCCATAAAACCAGAAGGTATTTTAATCGATCAGTTTACGCCAGAAAGTAACTATCGTAAATATCTGGCACAAGAAAAAAATCAAGTCACTGATAATTTATATTTTGCAACCAAAGGAGAGCATCATCATTTAGCGGTAGCCGCCTCTTCAATTATCTGTCGTGCTAGTTTTTTAGATGCCCTGGATGAGGCCACTAAAGAATTAGGGATGACTATCCCTTCAGGAGCCGGCAGTAAGTCTGATTTGGTCGCTGCTAAAATCTTAAAACGCGGTGGACTACCTCTCTTAGGTGAGTATGCCAAACTACACTTTGCTAATACCCAAAAAGCTCAAAAAAAATTATAA
- a CDS encoding thiamine pyrophosphate-dependent dehydrogenase E1 component subunit alpha — protein MSLKATGLSKEELQTIYKTALLTRRLDERIWLLNRSGKIPFHISGQGQEIAQVGAAYAFNLDKDYCLPYYRDLAVVLSFGMTAKDIMLSVFAKAEDPNSGGRQMPSHYGQKKNRIVTQSSPVTTQFPHAAGIGLAIKMDKDDAVAYASVGEGSSNQGDFHEGINFASVHKLPVVYVIHNNGYAISVPADKQFAAKKLSDRAIGYGMPGVQVDGHNFAEVYLAFKEATERAKKGEGPTLIETISYRFTPHSSDDDDRAYRSRDEVTEAKEKDPIELFKTELIKEKFMTEADVKKMEDDILKEINEATEYAENAPYAEPESALKYVYENSGEE, from the coding sequence ATGTCTTTAAAAGCGACAGGATTATCAAAAGAAGAGTTACAAACTATTTATAAAACGGCTCTACTAACAAGAAGATTAGATGAGCGTATCTGGTTGTTAAACCGTTCAGGTAAAATTCCATTTCATATCTCAGGACAAGGCCAAGAAATTGCCCAAGTTGGAGCAGCGTATGCGTTTAACTTAGATAAAGATTATTGTTTACCGTATTATCGTGATTTAGCAGTAGTCTTATCATTTGGTATGACGGCTAAAGATATTATGTTATCTGTTTTTGCTAAAGCCGAAGATCCCAATTCAGGTGGACGTCAAATGCCGTCGCACTACGGTCAAAAGAAAAATAGAATCGTGACACAAAGTTCACCTGTTACAACACAATTTCCACATGCAGCAGGAATTGGTTTAGCGATTAAGATGGATAAAGATGATGCCGTTGCTTATGCTTCAGTTGGTGAAGGCTCATCAAACCAAGGTGACTTCCATGAAGGAATTAACTTTGCAAGTGTCCATAAATTACCAGTTGTTTATGTGATTCACAATAATGGATACGCTATCAGTGTTCCGGCTGATAAACAATTTGCCGCTAAAAAATTGTCAGATCGTGCGATTGGTTATGGTATGCCTGGCGTTCAAGTTGATGGTCATAACTTTGCTGAAGTTTACCTGGCATTTAAAGAAGCAACTGAGCGTGCTAAAAAAGGTGAAGGTCCAACTTTAATTGAAACAATTTCTTACCGTTTCACACCACACTCATCAGATGATGACGATCGTGCCTACCGTTCACGTGACGAAGTCACTGAAGCAAAAGAAAAAGATCCAATCGAACTTTTCAAAACAGAATTAATTAAAGAAAAATTCATGACAGAAGCTGATGTTAAGAAGATGGAAGATGATATTCTTAAAGAAATCAATGAAGCAACTGAGTATGCTGAAAATGCACCATACGCTGAACCTGAATCAGCTTTAAAATATGTTTACGAAAATAGTGGGGAGGAATAA
- a CDS encoding dihydrolipoamide acetyltransferase family protein: MTLENITMPKLGESVTEGSISSWLVKPGQKVEKYEAIAEVLTDKVVAEIPSSFTGVIKEIIAEEDEAIEVGGLICTIETEGGGGSTETKEEPKTESAPPKPEKPAKAPVAKQATGAPRYSPAVLRMAGEHGLDLEQITGTGSGGRITRKDVLAYIEEGAPVTKAETAPVVEATHNVQASASPAEQPKASVPAAGSNDVEIPVSGVRKAIAKHMVESKHEIPHAWMMNEVDATNLVNYRDSIKENFKKEEGFNLTYFAFFVKAVAQALKKYPLLNSTWADDKIIQHKDINISIAIAANDVLFVPVIKNADEKSIKGIAREISELAGKAKAGKLSPADMAGGTFTVNSTGSFGSVQSMGIINHPQAGILQVEAIVKRPVVLDSMIAVRDMVNLCLSIDHRVLDGYMAGSFLKEVKANVEKITKDNTSIY; the protein is encoded by the coding sequence GTGACACTTGAAAATATAACAATGCCAAAACTAGGTGAGAGTGTAACAGAAGGTAGTATTAGCTCTTGGTTAGTTAAACCTGGTCAAAAAGTTGAAAAATATGAGGCTATTGCTGAAGTATTGACAGATAAGGTTGTCGCAGAAATCCCCTCATCATTTACAGGGGTCATCAAAGAAATCATTGCAGAAGAAGATGAGGCAATCGAAGTAGGTGGTTTAATCTGTACAATTGAAACAGAAGGAGGCGGCGGTTCAACTGAAACTAAAGAAGAACCGAAAACAGAAAGTGCCCCACCAAAACCTGAAAAACCAGCTAAAGCGCCAGTTGCCAAACAGGCAACAGGAGCGCCACGCTATTCACCAGCTGTATTACGAATGGCAGGAGAACATGGTCTTGACTTGGAGCAAATCACTGGAACTGGTTCAGGTGGTCGGATTACCCGTAAAGATGTTTTAGCTTATATTGAAGAAGGCGCACCTGTCACAAAAGCCGAAACAGCGCCAGTTGTTGAAGCAACACATAACGTTCAAGCAAGCGCATCACCAGCAGAACAACCTAAAGCTTCAGTGCCGGCGGCTGGCAGCAATGATGTTGAAATTCCAGTAAGCGGCGTGCGTAAAGCCATTGCCAAACATATGGTAGAAAGTAAGCACGAAATTCCACATGCTTGGATGATGAACGAAGTGGATGCGACTAACTTAGTGAACTATCGTGACAGTATTAAAGAAAACTTTAAAAAAGAAGAAGGCTTCAACCTTACTTATTTCGCGTTCTTTGTTAAAGCTGTTGCACAAGCCCTGAAGAAATACCCATTATTAAATAGCACATGGGCAGATGATAAGATTATCCAACATAAAGATATTAATATTTCGATTGCGATTGCTGCCAATGATGTTTTATTTGTCCCAGTTATTAAAAATGCTGATGAAAAATCAATCAAAGGGATTGCCAGAGAAATTAGTGAATTAGCTGGCAAAGCAAAAGCTGGAAAATTATCACCAGCAGATATGGCTGGCGGTACATTTACAGTCAACAGCACAGGCTCATTTGGTTCTGTTCAATCAATGGGAATTATCAACCACCCACAAGCGGGTATTTTGCAAGTTGAAGCGATTGTCAAACGACCAGTTGTATTAGATAGCATGATTGCTGTCCGTGATATGGTAAATCTATGTTTATCAATTGATCATCGTGTACTAGATGGTTACATGGCAGGCTCATTCTTAAAAGAAGTTAAAGCTAATGTTGAAAAAATAACAAAAGATAACACGTCAATTTATTAA
- the lpdA gene encoding dihydrolipoyl dehydrogenase codes for MAQEYDVVVLGGGTGGYVAAIQAAKKGKTVAVVEKSKIGGTCLHRGCIPSKALLRSAEVYQTVKKAAEFGVEVEGKAGINFLKAQERKQEIINQLETGIHQLFKKGKIDLYEGTGTILGPSIFSPTAGTVSVTFNDGSENEMLIPKSLIISTGSRPRPLPNLPFDEETVYSSDGALAMEKLPKSIVIVGGGVIGMEWASLLSDFGVEVTVLEFADRIIAMEDKEISKELTRLYKNKVNIVTSAEVLPDSYKKEKQGMTIEAMVKGEKQSFAAEKMLVSVGRQANIENIGLENTDIKTEKGFIKVNDNFQTKESHIFAIGDCIPTLQLAHVAMHEATLAVNVIAGETIEPLNYTLVPRCIYTAPEIACVGMTEDQAKEAGHKVKKGKFVFKGIGKALVFGESEGFVKVIADKETDDLLGVAMIGPHVTDMISEAALAQVLDATPWEIGETIHPHPTLSEALAEASLAVDNNQIHG; via the coding sequence GTGGCTCAAGAATATGATGTAGTAGTTCTAGGAGGCGGAACTGGTGGCTATGTAGCAGCTATCCAAGCTGCTAAAAAAGGTAAAACAGTTGCGGTAGTCGAAAAATCAAAAATAGGTGGGACCTGTCTACATAGAGGATGTATCCCAAGTAAAGCCTTACTTCGTTCGGCTGAAGTGTATCAAACAGTCAAAAAAGCAGCCGAGTTTGGTGTGGAAGTTGAAGGCAAGGCCGGCATTAATTTCTTGAAAGCACAAGAGCGCAAACAAGAAATTATTAATCAATTAGAAACAGGGATTCACCAACTTTTCAAAAAAGGCAAGATTGATTTGTATGAGGGAACAGGGACCATCTTAGGTCCGTCTATCTTTTCGCCAACAGCCGGAACAGTTTCCGTAACATTTAATGATGGTTCTGAGAATGAAATGTTGATTCCAAAAAGTTTAATTATTTCAACTGGTTCACGTCCACGCCCCTTACCAAATTTACCTTTTGATGAGGAGACGGTCTATTCGTCGGATGGCGCTTTAGCCATGGAAAAATTACCTAAATCAATTGTGATTGTTGGTGGTGGTGTGATTGGGATGGAATGGGCATCACTTTTAAGTGATTTTGGTGTAGAGGTAACCGTTTTGGAGTTTGCTGATCGAATTATTGCCATGGAAGACAAAGAGATTTCAAAAGAATTAACGCGTCTTTATAAGAACAAAGTTAATATTGTGACAAGTGCTGAAGTCTTGCCTGATAGTTATAAAAAAGAGAAACAAGGTATGACGATTGAGGCAATGGTCAAAGGCGAGAAGCAAAGTTTTGCCGCTGAAAAAATGTTAGTTTCAGTTGGGCGTCAAGCCAATATTGAAAATATAGGGTTGGAAAACACTGATATTAAAACTGAAAAAGGGTTTATTAAAGTAAATGACAACTTCCAAACAAAAGAAAGTCATATTTTTGCTATAGGAGACTGTATTCCAACCTTACAATTAGCTCATGTTGCCATGCATGAAGCAACTCTAGCAGTGAACGTTATTGCAGGTGAAACTATCGAGCCACTTAATTATACTTTAGTTCCTCGCTGTATCTACACAGCGCCAGAAATCGCTTGTGTTGGTATGACAGAGGATCAGGCAAAAGAAGCAGGTCATAAAGTGAAAAAAGGCAAATTTGTGTTTAAAGGAATCGGTAAGGCATTAGTCTTTGGTGAGTCAGAAGGATTTGTCAAAGTGATTGCAGATAAAGAAACAGATGATTTATTAGGGGTTGCCATGATTGGCCCTCATGTTACAGATATGATTAGTGAAGCTGCGTTGGCACAAGTTTTAGATGCAACGCCATGGGAGATTGGAGAAACAATTCATCCCCATCCAACACTATCAGAAGCCTTAGCAGAGGCGTCATTAGCAGTAGACAATAATCAGATTCACGGCTAA
- a CDS encoding alpha-ketoacid dehydrogenase subunit beta, which yields MAIISYIDAIKMALREEMERDDKVFVLGEDVGKKGGVFKATEGLYDQFGEDRVLDTPLAESAIAGVGIGAAMYGYRPIAEMQFADFIMPAVNQIISEASRIRYRSNNDWTCPMVIRAPFGGGVHGGLYHSQSVEKVFFGQPGLKIVVPSNPYDAKGLLKAAIRDNDPVMFFEHKRAYRLLKEEVPETDYIVPIGEANVVREGSDITVITYGLAVQFAKEAAENLAKEGIEAHILDLRTIYPLDKESIIEAAKKTGKVLLVTEDNLEGSIIGEVSAIISENCLFDLDAPIARLAGPDIPAMAFAPTMEKYFMIDSDKVEESMRELAEY from the coding sequence ATGGCAATCATTTCATATATTGACGCGATTAAGATGGCTCTACGAGAAGAGATGGAAAGAGATGACAAAGTTTTTGTATTAGGTGAAGACGTAGGTAAAAAAGGTGGCGTATTTAAAGCCACAGAAGGCCTATATGATCAATTTGGAGAAGATCGCGTATTAGATACTCCTTTAGCAGAATCAGCAATCGCTGGTGTGGGGATTGGAGCAGCTATGTATGGCTACCGTCCAATTGCAGAAATGCAATTTGCTGATTTTATCATGCCAGCTGTTAATCAAATTATTTCAGAGGCTTCACGTATTCGTTACCGTTCTAATAATGATTGGACCTGTCCAATGGTTATTCGTGCTCCTTTTGGTGGGGGTGTTCATGGTGGATTGTATCACTCACAATCAGTTGAAAAAGTTTTCTTTGGCCAACCAGGGTTAAAAATTGTAGTACCGTCAAATCCATATGATGCTAAAGGCTTATTAAAAGCAGCTATTCGTGATAATGATCCAGTGATGTTCTTTGAACATAAACGCGCTTATCGTTTATTGAAAGAAGAAGTACCAGAGACTGATTATATCGTTCCAATTGGCGAAGCAAATGTCGTTCGTGAAGGGTCTGATATTACGGTGATTACTTATGGACTAGCTGTTCAATTTGCTAAAGAAGCAGCAGAAAATTTAGCTAAAGAGGGGATTGAGGCTCATATCTTAGATTTGAGAACTATTTATCCTTTAGATAAAGAAAGTATCATTGAAGCCGCTAAGAAGACAGGTAAAGTCTTACTTGTGACCGAAGATAATTTAGAAGGTAGTATCATTGGTGAGGTGAGTGCGATTATTTCTGAAAACTGTCTGTTTGATTTAGATGCCCCAATTGCAAGACTAGCAGGACCGGATATACCAGCAATGGCCTTTGCACCGACCATGGAAAAATATTTCATGATTGATTCGGATAAAGTTGAAGAGTCAATGCGTGAATTAGCTGAGTATTAA
- the buk gene encoding butyrate kinase, whose amino-acid sequence MAFETLVINPGSTSTKVAVYGGQDQLFQDEISHSVSELKQYDTIIDQFNYRLEAILSCLETHHYPLENLAAVVGRGGLLRPIESGTYLVTEALKNDLRVGVSGQHASNLGGLIADDIAKRQGLSAYIVDPVVVDELQDTARYSGSKDFERKSIFHALNHKAVGRIAAKGLRKEYQDANFVIAHLGGGVSVGAHALGKVIDVNNALDGEGPFSPERSGNLPLWEFTRKMQEVPASEVYSQIVGKGGLVSYLGTNDLREVQRMMDEGNEVASQVFEAMAYQIAKEIGAYATVLKGQVDGIVLTGGLARSPLFIEKIQQYIDWIAPIIVVPGEDEMGALNEGAQRVLDGTEEAKHY is encoded by the coding sequence ATGGCTTTTGAAACATTAGTAATTAATCCAGGCTCAACTTCTACAAAAGTAGCAGTCTATGGTGGCCAAGATCAACTTTTTCAAGATGAAATTAGTCATTCAGTTTCAGAATTAAAGCAATACGATACCATTATTGATCAGTTTAATTATCGTTTAGAGGCAATTTTATCATGCTTAGAAACACACCATTATCCGCTAGAGAACCTAGCTGCCGTAGTTGGCCGAGGAGGGTTACTACGTCCAATAGAAAGTGGCACATATCTTGTCACAGAAGCGTTAAAAAATGATTTAAGAGTAGGTGTATCAGGTCAACATGCCTCAAATTTAGGCGGTTTAATCGCAGATGATATTGCCAAAAGGCAAGGTCTGTCTGCATATATTGTGGACCCGGTAGTAGTCGATGAATTACAGGATACGGCACGTTACTCTGGATCTAAAGACTTTGAAAGAAAAAGCATATTTCATGCTTTAAATCATAAAGCGGTGGGAAGGATTGCCGCAAAAGGCTTACGTAAAGAGTATCAGGATGCCAATTTTGTGATTGCCCATTTAGGTGGGGGAGTCTCTGTTGGGGCCCATGCTCTAGGTAAAGTAATTGATGTTAACAATGCCTTAGATGGTGAGGGACCATTTAGCCCAGAACGGTCGGGCAATCTCCCTCTTTGGGAATTTACACGTAAAATGCAAGAAGTCCCAGCCTCTGAGGTCTATAGTCAGATTGTTGGGAAAGGTGGCCTTGTTTCTTATTTAGGAACGAATGATTTAAGAGAAGTCCAAAGAATGATGGATGAGGGAAATGAAGTAGCCAGTCAAGTGTTTGAAGCCATGGCTTACCAAATCGCTAAGGAAATCGGGGCTTATGCAACTGTGCTAAAAGGTCAAGTTGACGGTATTGTTTTAACAGGTGGACTGGCAAGAAGTCCTTTATTTATCGAAAAAATTCAACAATATATTGATTGGATTGCACCAATTATCGTAGTACCAGGAGAAGATGAGATGGGCGCTTTAAACGAAGGAGCTCAGCGTGTATTAGATGGTACTGAGGAAGCAAAACATTATTAA
- the brnQ gene encoding branched-chain amino acid transport system II carrier protein: protein MSNVSKKIPTSYVFVLGLMLFAMYFGAGNLIFPAIIGQKAGTNVVTSMLGFFLTGVGLPLLSFLTLVHTGKDNIQDLASRVTPWFGVTFAVILYLAIGPFFAIPRAGTVAFEIGIKPFSGALGESSTLFIFSVIFFGIACLMSVFPGKVVDIVGKYLTPLKIGLIAVLIIAAVSAPMGPIQGPSKEFIETPFINGFKEGYLTLDAMASFAFGIIIIDAVRVKGATAKKDIMSASLKAILIAATLLVVMYSALAYMSATSVTKIGMQTNGGEVLAKVSNYYFGTYGNILLGFMISVACMTTCVGLLSSCSSYFNRLYPKISYQKYVILFSVFSLLVSNLGLTGLIKFSEPILNTIYPLAICLVFLLLMDKFFKGHRRVYQMVILFAFVISLFDGLKTANIEVPGISAALENYLPLYTTGLGWVIPAIIGCLVGLVWAKFEPDPVSAKRVSEEHPTTQTN from the coding sequence ATGTCAAATGTATCGAAAAAAATACCAACTTCTTATGTGTTTGTATTAGGTCTCATGTTGTTCGCCATGTATTTCGGAGCAGGTAATTTGATTTTTCCAGCCATTATCGGACAAAAAGCAGGAACAAATGTTGTCACGTCAATGCTTGGTTTCTTTTTAACGGGGGTGGGGTTACCGTTACTTAGTTTTCTAACCTTGGTACATACAGGAAAAGATAACATTCAAGATTTGGCTAGTCGTGTAACACCATGGTTTGGTGTCACGTTTGCTGTTATCTTATACTTAGCAATTGGCCCTTTTTTTGCAATTCCACGTGCCGGAACTGTTGCGTTTGAAATTGGAATCAAACCTTTTAGTGGGGCGTTAGGTGAATCTAGTACGTTATTCATTTTTTCGGTTATCTTCTTTGGGATTGCTTGCTTGATGTCGGTTTTTCCAGGTAAAGTCGTCGATATCGTCGGTAAATATTTGACACCATTAAAAATTGGTTTGATTGCGGTTTTAATCATAGCAGCTGTTTCAGCTCCTATGGGACCCATCCAAGGGCCAAGTAAGGAATTTATTGAAACACCATTTATCAATGGGTTTAAAGAAGGTTATTTAACCCTTGATGCCATGGCATCATTTGCTTTTGGGATTATTATTATTGATGCTGTTAGAGTAAAAGGGGCAACAGCTAAAAAAGATATTATGTCAGCTTCATTAAAGGCGATTTTAATTGCAGCCACGTTGTTAGTAGTGATGTATTCAGCTTTAGCCTATATGAGTGCAACAAGTGTGACTAAAATTGGAATGCAGACAAATGGTGGGGAAGTCCTAGCTAAAGTATCTAACTATTACTTTGGAACATATGGTAATATTTTATTAGGCTTCATGATTTCAGTTGCGTGTATGACAACCTGTGTAGGCTTATTGTCCTCATGTTCATCATACTTTAACCGCTTATATCCAAAAATTAGTTATCAAAAATATGTAATCCTATTTTCTGTATTTAGTTTGCTTGTTTCAAACCTAGGGTTAACAGGTCTTATCAAATTTTCAGAACCCATCTTAAATACAATTTATCCATTAGCAATTTGTTTAGTATTCTTATTATTAATGGACAAATTCTTTAAAGGGCATCGCCGTGTTTATCAAATGGTCATTTTGTTTGCTTTTGTGATTAGTCTATTTGATGGGTTGAAAACAGCTAACATTGAAGTTCCAGGAATCTCAGCAGCGTTAGAAAATTATCTACCTTTGTATACAACTGGTCTAGGTTGGGTGATTCCCGCTATTATTGGTTGTCTCGTTGGGTTGGTTTGGGCAAAATTTGAACCTGATCCAGTATCAGCTAAACGTGTATCTGAGGAGCATCCTACAACACAAACAAACTAA